One Leptolyngbya sp. 'hensonii' genomic region harbors:
- the cysW gene encoding sulfate ABC transporter permease subunit CysW, whose translation MTTVKTPPRSIASSSKQRSWIPAVLIGIGIAYLGLILYIPALNVFYQAFKSGIGPFFSNLTRPDFIFAAQLTVALAAIAVPLNTVFGLCAALAVTRYKVPGRAFILSIIDLPFSISPVVAGLMLVLLYGRQGWFGSFLQAHDIKIIFAFPGMVLATAFVSMPFVAREVIPVLEEVGLDQEEAAKTLGANGWQTFWRITLPSIRWGLLYGLILTNARAMGEFGAVSVVSGNIARQTQSLPLFVEDTYKQYETEVAYSAAVLLALLAVVTLVLKEILERKTRIKDVK comes from the coding sequence ATGACCACCGTTAAGACTCCACCTCGATCGATCGCCTCCTCCTCCAAACAACGGAGTTGGATTCCTGCTGTCCTAATTGGTATTGGCATTGCCTACTTGGGCCTGATCCTGTATATCCCGGCTCTGAATGTTTTCTATCAAGCCTTTAAGAGTGGAATTGGCCCCTTCTTCTCCAATCTGACCCGTCCCGATTTTATCTTTGCGGCCCAACTGACGGTCGCCCTGGCTGCGATCGCGGTGCCTCTGAATACTGTCTTTGGGCTTTGTGCTGCCCTGGCAGTGACCCGTTACAAAGTGCCCGGTAGGGCTTTCATTCTGAGCATTATTGACCTACCTTTTTCGATCTCTCCTGTCGTCGCAGGTTTGATGTTGGTGTTGCTCTATGGTCGGCAGGGCTGGTTTGGTAGCTTTCTGCAAGCCCACGACATCAAGATCATTTTTGCCTTTCCAGGCATGGTGCTGGCCACTGCCTTTGTCAGCATGCCCTTTGTGGCCCGGGAAGTGATCCCGGTTCTGGAGGAAGTGGGTCTGGATCAGGAAGAGGCGGCCAAAACCCTGGGAGCCAATGGCTGGCAAACTTTCTGGCGCATTACGTTGCCCAGTATTCGTTGGGGCTTGCTCTATGGTTTGATCCTGACTAATGCTAGAGCCATGGGCGAATTCGGAGCGGTGTCTGTGGTTTCCGGAAATATCGCCCGCCAGACTCAAAGCCTGCCGCTGTTTGTGGAAGATACCTACAAACAATATGAAACTGAAGTAGCCTACTCTGCTGCCGTTCTCCTCGCCCTGCTGGCCGTAGTCACCCTGGTATTGAAGGAAATTCTGGAGCGCAAAACCCGAATTAAAGATGTCAAATAG
- the cysT gene encoding sulfate ABC transporter permease subunit CysT, with protein MTATSIEPNSTQKLPFWRVCLQAIVRMPWTWRITLGYLSVMLFLPVAAMFLKASHEPPANFWRIATSPIALATYDVTFTTSLFAALINGVFGTLIAWILVRYNFPFKRLIDASVDLPFALPTAVAGLTLATVYSDNGWIGSLLVPFGIKVSFTRLGVGVAMIFISLPFVVRTVQPVLQEMEKDIEEAAWCLGATQWQTFWRVILPPLFPSILTGVALGFSRAVGEYGSTVIISSNTPFKDLIAPILIFQRLEQYDYTGATVVGTVLLLLSLLLLLVINLIQSWGRRYDHR; from the coding sequence ATGACTGCTACTTCGATCGAGCCTAATTCAACTCAAAAATTACCATTCTGGCGTGTCTGCCTCCAGGCGATCGTGCGTATGCCCTGGACCTGGCGGATTACCCTGGGTTACCTGTCGGTGATGCTCTTCCTGCCCGTGGCGGCAATGTTTCTCAAGGCCAGCCATGAGCCCCCAGCCAACTTCTGGCGCATTGCCACCAGCCCGATCGCCCTGGCTACTTATGATGTCACCTTCACCACATCTCTGTTTGCAGCCCTGATTAATGGGGTATTTGGCACCCTGATTGCCTGGATTCTAGTGCGTTATAACTTTCCCTTTAAGCGCCTGATCGATGCTTCGGTAGACCTGCCCTTTGCCCTGCCGACCGCAGTGGCTGGTCTGACTCTGGCTACTGTCTATAGCGACAATGGCTGGATTGGATCGTTGCTGGTGCCCTTTGGGATTAAAGTCTCCTTCACGCGATTGGGGGTAGGCGTAGCCATGATCTTTATCTCCCTACCTTTTGTGGTCAGAACGGTGCAACCCGTCTTGCAGGAGATGGAAAAGGATATTGAGGAAGCGGCTTGGTGCCTGGGAGCTACCCAGTGGCAGACTTTCTGGCGCGTCATCCTCCCCCCCCTGTTCCCCTCCATTCTCACGGGAGTGGCCCTGGGATTCTCGCGGGCCGTCGGAGAATATGGTTCCACGGTGATCATCTCCTCCAACACCCCCTTTAAAGATCTGATTGCGCCCATCCTGATTTTTCAGCGCCTGGAACAATACGACTACACTGGAGCCACTGTCGTTGGTACGGTCCTCCTGCTTCTTTCCCTGCTGTTGCTGCTAGTCATTAATCTGATTCAATCCTGGGGACGCCGTTATGACCACCGTTAA
- a CDS encoding sulfate ABC transporter substrate-binding protein gives MWSIVSQWQRSLYRFRFDSLRGFISLFLVGAALSVAIAACSPGSNTTPTATSPTSPGSSASPVAEQKKDIELTLVAYAVPKAAHDAIIPRFAEQWKKDHGQTVTFKQSYGGSGSQTRAIIDGLEADVVHLAIGADVNKLVKAGFVSEEWTKRVPNNGIVGETVAAIITRDGNPKSIKTFNDLTRDDVKWVTADPKTSGGARWNYFALWNHAIKSGSDEAKAKEFVTKAYQNVAVLAKDARESTDAFVKQGQGDALVNYENEVILAQQKGEKVDYVIPEINLSIDTPTTVIDKYVDKHGTREVAEAFVKFLFTPEAQREFAKVGFRPLGDVAKEKEFVTQFPPVKQLGRIDEYGGWREAQKIFEDGGFFDEIRSKRQK, from the coding sequence GTGTGGTCCATTGTGAGCCAGTGGCAGCGATCGCTGTATCGTTTCAGATTTGATTCTCTGCGGGGCTTTATTTCCCTATTCCTGGTTGGAGCCGCCCTCTCGGTGGCGATTGCAGCCTGCTCGCCTGGCAGTAATACGACACCGACCGCAACCAGTCCAACCAGTCCTGGCAGTTCGGCCAGTCCTGTAGCAGAGCAGAAAAAGGATATCGAGTTGACCTTGGTTGCCTATGCTGTTCCTAAAGCAGCCCATGATGCGATCATCCCCAGATTTGCGGAACAGTGGAAAAAAGACCATGGTCAGACGGTGACCTTTAAGCAGAGTTATGGGGGGTCTGGGTCTCAAACCCGTGCCATTATTGATGGTCTGGAAGCCGATGTGGTGCATCTGGCCATTGGGGCCGATGTTAACAAGTTGGTGAAAGCCGGATTTGTCAGCGAAGAGTGGACTAAGCGAGTGCCCAACAATGGCATTGTGGGAGAAACGGTGGCTGCCATCATTACGCGAGACGGCAATCCCAAATCCATCAAAACCTTTAATGACCTGACCCGCGATGATGTTAAGTGGGTCACAGCAGACCCCAAAACCTCTGGAGGAGCTCGCTGGAATTATTTCGCCCTCTGGAATCATGCGATTAAGTCTGGCAGTGACGAAGCGAAAGCAAAAGAATTTGTCACCAAGGCTTATCAAAATGTTGCGGTGCTAGCCAAGGATGCGCGGGAGTCTACCGATGCCTTTGTCAAGCAGGGGCAGGGAGATGCTCTGGTGAATTATGAGAATGAGGTGATTCTGGCCCAGCAAAAAGGCGAGAAAGTGGATTACGTTATTCCTGAAATTAATCTCTCGATCGATACTCCCACTACTGTGATCGATAAGTACGTGGATAAACATGGTACACGAGAAGTGGCTGAAGCCTTTGTCAAGTTCTTGTTTACGCCGGAAGCGCAGCGAGAATTTGCCAAGGTTGGATTCCGTCCGTTGGGGGATGTTGCAAAGGAGAAGGAATTTGTCACTCAATTTCCACCCGTGAAGCAACTGGGCAGAATTGATGAGTATGGCGGCTGGCGTGAGGCTCAGAAGATTTTTGAAGATGGCGGTTTCTTTGATGAAATTCGGTCTAAACGCCAGAAGTAA
- a CDS encoding Rrf2 family transcriptional regulator → MVAVTHLRLILSARVEYALLSLIALAQVWDRQTPVAIAEISTRYAIPGGYVEHIFMRLRRGGFVQSQRGSKGGYRLTRAPDQIRIIEVIQLIETSAEANLHTQPGDNPRVYSASKLERELIQEIWQQALSASQTVLSGYSLQDLQQRTLAQSS, encoded by the coding sequence ATGGTTGCTGTAACTCACTTGCGACTCATCCTATCGGCCAGGGTTGAGTATGCATTGTTATCGCTGATAGCATTGGCCCAGGTTTGGGACCGGCAGACTCCAGTTGCGATCGCTGAAATTTCAACCCGCTATGCGATTCCGGGCGGCTATGTCGAGCACATTTTCATGCGATTGCGGCGAGGGGGATTTGTACAAAGTCAGCGCGGCTCCAAGGGCGGATATCGCCTGACCCGAGCTCCTGATCAGATCCGGATCATTGAGGTGATTCAGTTGATTGAAACTTCTGCTGAAGCCAATCTTCATACCCAACCCGGTGACAATCCCAGGGTCTACAGTGCCTCCAAGCTGGAGCGGGAGCTAATTCAGGAGATCTGGCAACAGGCGCTTTCCGCCTCTCAAACTGTCCTCAGTGGGTATAGCCTGCAGGATTTGCAACAAAGAACTTTGGCGCAATCGTCCTGA